The proteins below are encoded in one region of Syngnathus acus chromosome 2, fSynAcu1.2, whole genome shotgun sequence:
- the emc1 gene encoding ER membrane protein complex subunit 1 isoform X2, whose product MSHLILLLLKVIMLCFAVEAVFEDQVGKFDWRQQYVGDVRFAHFDAHLQSSKKVIMATEKNIFAAVNTRTGELFWRHVDKNGPEGNINALLHHGQDTVLVVGNGRILRSWDINVGGLNWEIVLDSGSFQAACFVGQQDVVKHVAVLKKTALSLHYLSNGHQKWIENLPDSETVDYQFVYSGGTGEVYVLGVLPHSHIAIVTYSVEDGEIIKQVSVEAPWLSNLQASCAMVGQGILTCVDASTASLYTLDVHAQSQMTQISLQSLGLDVSPDFRPVLVYTQPNPSRRPLTEFLLQLSPDHYLLLQLNNGLIVTLRDFKPAMLASFSTTGDKTVVAVMSPKNKTACTVNLFSAETGRRLLDTTLTVNIDPNTGKPAKMYIQTFLKKDDSVGYRIMLQTQDHALSFMQQPGRVMWTREESLSDVVTMEMVDLPLTGTQAELEGEFGKKADGLLSMVLKRLSSQLILLQAWIAHLWKLFYDARKPHSQVKNDVSIETLSRDEFNLQKMMVMVTASGKLFGIDSKTGTILWRHYLENVPSNAAFKLMVQRTTAHFPHPPQCTLLIKNKDTGLTTLHVFNPIFGKKSHVAPPALPQPILQSLLLPLMDQDYAKVLLLVDDQYKVSAFPSTKNVLQQLQEMAASIFFYLVDSSKGSLSGYRLRTDLSTELIWEVIIPTEVQKIVSIKGKRPNEHVHSQGRVMGDRSVLYKYLNPNLLAVVTESTDTHQERSFIGILLLDGVTGRIIHEAVQRRAKGPVHVVHSENWVVYEYWSTKSRRNEFSVIELYEGMELYNSTVFSSLDRPHAPQVLQQSYIFPSSISTMEATLTEKGITSRHLLIGLPSGGILSLPKMFLDPRRPEIISEQSREENLIPYAPELIIRTEWFVNYNQSVSRVRGIYTAPSGLESTCLVVAYGLDIYQTRVYPSKQFDVLKDDYDYMLISSVLFALFFATMISKRLAEVKLLNRAWR is encoded by the exons ATGTCTCATCTCATTTTGTTGCTGCTCAAAGTGATTATGTTATGCTTCGCCGTTGAGGCCGTGTTTGAGGATCAAGTGGGAAAGTTTGACTG GAGGCAGCAGTATGTTGGTGATGTCCGCTTTGCCCATTTTGATGCACACCTGCAGTCATCCAAAAAGGTGATAATGGCAACTGAGAAAAATATCTTCGCTGCAGTGAACACCAGGACTGGAGAACTTT TTTGGCGACATGTGGATAAGAATGGGCCGGAGGGAAACATTAATGCTCTTCTGCATCATGGACAAG ATACTGTGCTTGTGGTGGGAAACGGCCGTATACTGCGTTCTTGGGATATAAATGTTGGTGGTTTGAATTGGGAGATTGTCCTGGACTCTGGCAG TTTCCAGGCGGCATGTTTTGTTGGACAGCAAGACGTAGTTAAGCATGTGGCTGTTTTAAAGAAAACTGCCCTGTCCCTTCATTATCTGTCTAATGGCCATCAAAAGTGGATTGAGAATCTTCCAGATAG CGAGACAGTAGATTACCAGTTTGTGTATTCTGGAGGAACTGGCGAAGTGTATGTACTGGGAGTTCTGCCTCATTCCCACATTGCTATCGTGACTTATAGTGTGGAAGATGGAGAGATAATAAAGCAG GTTTCAGTGGAAGCTCCATGGCTGTCCAACTTGCAAGCCAGCTGTGCCATGGTCGGCCAGGGAATATTGACGTGCGTGGATGCCTCCACAGCCTCTCTCTACACACTTGATGTTCATGCACAGTCACAGATGACGCAAATCTCTTTGCAG TCACTGGGACTTGATGTTTCGCCCGACTTTCGTCCAGTGTTGGTTTACACCCAGCCCAATCCGTCCCGACGCCCACTCACTGAGTTCCTCCTTCAGCTCAGTCCCGACCATTACCTGCTCCTTCAGCTCAACAATGGACTGATAGTCACACTGAGGGATTTCAAGCCT GCAATGTTGGCTTCATTTTCCACCACTGGAGATAAAACCGTCGTTGCAGTTATgtcaccaaaaaataaaaca gCTTGCACCGTTAACTTGTTCAGTGCAGAAACTGGACGCAGACTGCTCGACACAACCTTGACTGTTAATATTGATCCCAATACTGGCAAACCAGCAAAG ATGTACATTCAGACGTTCCTGAAAAAAGACGACTCTGTTGGCTACAGGATCATGCTGCAGACTCAAGATCACGCACTAAGCTTCATGCAACAGCCAG GACGTGTCATGTGGACCAGAGAGGAGTCCCTGTCAGACGTAGTGACCATGGAAATGGTGGATCTACCCCTCACGGGAACACAGGCCGAGCTGGAGGGTGAATTCGGCAAAAAGGCTG ATGGTCTGCTGTCAATGGTGCTGAAGCGGCTCTCCTCCCAGCTCATTCTCCTGCAAGCCTGGATCGCTCATCTCTGGAAACTCTTCTACGACGCACGCAAACCTCACAGCCAAGTTAAAAATGACGTGAGCATTGAGACGCTGTCCAGAGATGAATTCAACCTTCAAAAAATGATGGTCATGGTCACCGCATCTGGCAAG CTTTTTGGCATTGACAGCAAGACGGGCACTATTTTATGGCGACACTACCTGGAGAACGTCCCATCAAACGCAGCCTTCAAACTTATGGTGCAACGGACTACTGCCCACTTCCCTCACCCCCCTCAGTGCACACTGCTCATCAAAAACAAG GACACAGGCTTGACAACACTCCATGTATTCAACCCCATCTTCGGGAAGAAGAGCCACGTTGCCCCACCTGCTCTGCCTCAGCCAATACTTCAGTCACTATTGCTTCCACTCATGGACCAGGATTACGCTAAAGTCTTACTGCTTGTCGACGACCAGTATAAG GTGTCTGCCTTTCCCTCCACAAAGAATGTCTTGCAGCAGCTCCAGGAAATGGCTGCTTCTATATTCTTCTACCTGGTGGATTCCAGCAAGGGGAGCCTGTCTGGATATAGGCTGCGAACG GATTTGTCAACTGAGCTCATCTGGGAGGTGATTATCCCCACAGAGGTGCAGAAAATTGTCTCGATCAAAGGGAAAAGACCAAATGAGCATGTACACTCCCAAGGCCGTGTCATGGGAGATCGCAGCGTCCTTTATAAG TACCTGAACCCCAATCTACTGGCGGTGGTGACCGAGAGCACGGACACACACCAAGAACGAAGTTTTATTGGCATCTTGCTGCTTGATGGCGTGACCGGTCGGATTATCCACGAGGCAGTTCAGAGGAGGGCCAAAGGGCCGGTTCATGTGGTGCACTCTGAAAACTGGGTCGTG TATGAATACTGGAGCACCAAGTCTCGCAGGAACGAGTTTTCAGTCATCGAACTGTACGAGGGAATGGAGCTGTACAATAGCACTGTGTTCAGCTCTCTGGATCGGCCGCACGCCCCGCAAGTGCTACAGCAGTCCTACATTTTCCCTTCGTCCATCTCCACCATGGAGGCCACGCTGACCGAGAAAGGCATTACAAGCCGCCATCTGCTCA TTGGCTTGCCATCAGGAGGAATTTTATCATTACCCAAAATGTTCCTCGACCCTCGGAGGCCTGAAATAATATCTGAGCAGAGTCG GGAGGAGAACCTGATCCCTTACGCTCCAGAGTTGATCATCCGCACAGAATGGTTTGTCAACTACAATCAATCGGTTTCAAGAGTGCGAGGCATATACACTGCCCCGTCTGGACTGGAGTCCACATGTCTG GTGGTGGCCTACGGTCTAGACATCTACCAAACCCGCGTCTATCCCTCTAAACAATTTGATGTGCTTAAAGATGACTATGACTACATGCTGATCAGCAGTGTGCTGTTCGCACTCTTCTTTGCCACAATGATCAGCAAGCGGTTGGCCGAAGTCAAGCTGCTCAACAGGGCCTGGCGGTAA
- the emc1 gene encoding ER membrane protein complex subunit 1 isoform X1 encodes MSHLILLLLKVIMLCFAVEAVFEDQVGKFDWRQQYVGDVRFAHFDAHLQSSKKVIMATEKNIFAAVNTRTGELFWRHVDKNGPEGNINALLHHGQDTVLVVGNGRILRSWDINVGGLNWEIVLDSGSFQAACFVGQQDVVKHVAVLKKTALSLHYLSNGHQKWIENLPDSETVDYQFVYSGGTGEVYVLGVLPHSHIAIVTYSVEDGEIIKQVSVEAPWLSNLQASCAMVGQGILTCVDASTASLYTLDVHAQSQMTQISLQSLGLDVSPDFRPVLVYTQPNPSRRPLTEFLLQLSPDHYLLLQLNNGLIVTLRDFKPAMLASFSTTGDKTVVAVMSPKNKTACTVNLFSAETGRRLLDTTLTVNIDPNTGKPAKMYIQTFLKKDDSVGYRIMLQTQDHALSFMQQPGRVMWTREESLSDVVTMEMVDLPLTGTQAELEGEFGKKAAIQDGLLSMVLKRLSSQLILLQAWIAHLWKLFYDARKPHSQVKNDVSIETLSRDEFNLQKMMVMVTASGKLFGIDSKTGTILWRHYLENVPSNAAFKLMVQRTTAHFPHPPQCTLLIKNKDTGLTTLHVFNPIFGKKSHVAPPALPQPILQSLLLPLMDQDYAKVLLLVDDQYKVSAFPSTKNVLQQLQEMAASIFFYLVDSSKGSLSGYRLRTDLSTELIWEVIIPTEVQKIVSIKGKRPNEHVHSQGRVMGDRSVLYKYLNPNLLAVVTESTDTHQERSFIGILLLDGVTGRIIHEAVQRRAKGPVHVVHSENWVVYEYWSTKSRRNEFSVIELYEGMELYNSTVFSSLDRPHAPQVLQQSYIFPSSISTMEATLTEKGITSRHLLIGLPSGGILSLPKMFLDPRRPEIISEQSREENLIPYAPELIIRTEWFVNYNQSVSRVRGIYTAPSGLESTCLVVAYGLDIYQTRVYPSKQFDVLKDDYDYMLISSVLFALFFATMISKRLAEVKLLNRAWR; translated from the exons ATGTCTCATCTCATTTTGTTGCTGCTCAAAGTGATTATGTTATGCTTCGCCGTTGAGGCCGTGTTTGAGGATCAAGTGGGAAAGTTTGACTG GAGGCAGCAGTATGTTGGTGATGTCCGCTTTGCCCATTTTGATGCACACCTGCAGTCATCCAAAAAGGTGATAATGGCAACTGAGAAAAATATCTTCGCTGCAGTGAACACCAGGACTGGAGAACTTT TTTGGCGACATGTGGATAAGAATGGGCCGGAGGGAAACATTAATGCTCTTCTGCATCATGGACAAG ATACTGTGCTTGTGGTGGGAAACGGCCGTATACTGCGTTCTTGGGATATAAATGTTGGTGGTTTGAATTGGGAGATTGTCCTGGACTCTGGCAG TTTCCAGGCGGCATGTTTTGTTGGACAGCAAGACGTAGTTAAGCATGTGGCTGTTTTAAAGAAAACTGCCCTGTCCCTTCATTATCTGTCTAATGGCCATCAAAAGTGGATTGAGAATCTTCCAGATAG CGAGACAGTAGATTACCAGTTTGTGTATTCTGGAGGAACTGGCGAAGTGTATGTACTGGGAGTTCTGCCTCATTCCCACATTGCTATCGTGACTTATAGTGTGGAAGATGGAGAGATAATAAAGCAG GTTTCAGTGGAAGCTCCATGGCTGTCCAACTTGCAAGCCAGCTGTGCCATGGTCGGCCAGGGAATATTGACGTGCGTGGATGCCTCCACAGCCTCTCTCTACACACTTGATGTTCATGCACAGTCACAGATGACGCAAATCTCTTTGCAG TCACTGGGACTTGATGTTTCGCCCGACTTTCGTCCAGTGTTGGTTTACACCCAGCCCAATCCGTCCCGACGCCCACTCACTGAGTTCCTCCTTCAGCTCAGTCCCGACCATTACCTGCTCCTTCAGCTCAACAATGGACTGATAGTCACACTGAGGGATTTCAAGCCT GCAATGTTGGCTTCATTTTCCACCACTGGAGATAAAACCGTCGTTGCAGTTATgtcaccaaaaaataaaaca gCTTGCACCGTTAACTTGTTCAGTGCAGAAACTGGACGCAGACTGCTCGACACAACCTTGACTGTTAATATTGATCCCAATACTGGCAAACCAGCAAAG ATGTACATTCAGACGTTCCTGAAAAAAGACGACTCTGTTGGCTACAGGATCATGCTGCAGACTCAAGATCACGCACTAAGCTTCATGCAACAGCCAG GACGTGTCATGTGGACCAGAGAGGAGTCCCTGTCAGACGTAGTGACCATGGAAATGGTGGATCTACCCCTCACGGGAACACAGGCCGAGCTGGAGGGTGAATTCGGCAAAAAGGCTG CCATTCaag ATGGTCTGCTGTCAATGGTGCTGAAGCGGCTCTCCTCCCAGCTCATTCTCCTGCAAGCCTGGATCGCTCATCTCTGGAAACTCTTCTACGACGCACGCAAACCTCACAGCCAAGTTAAAAATGACGTGAGCATTGAGACGCTGTCCAGAGATGAATTCAACCTTCAAAAAATGATGGTCATGGTCACCGCATCTGGCAAG CTTTTTGGCATTGACAGCAAGACGGGCACTATTTTATGGCGACACTACCTGGAGAACGTCCCATCAAACGCAGCCTTCAAACTTATGGTGCAACGGACTACTGCCCACTTCCCTCACCCCCCTCAGTGCACACTGCTCATCAAAAACAAG GACACAGGCTTGACAACACTCCATGTATTCAACCCCATCTTCGGGAAGAAGAGCCACGTTGCCCCACCTGCTCTGCCTCAGCCAATACTTCAGTCACTATTGCTTCCACTCATGGACCAGGATTACGCTAAAGTCTTACTGCTTGTCGACGACCAGTATAAG GTGTCTGCCTTTCCCTCCACAAAGAATGTCTTGCAGCAGCTCCAGGAAATGGCTGCTTCTATATTCTTCTACCTGGTGGATTCCAGCAAGGGGAGCCTGTCTGGATATAGGCTGCGAACG GATTTGTCAACTGAGCTCATCTGGGAGGTGATTATCCCCACAGAGGTGCAGAAAATTGTCTCGATCAAAGGGAAAAGACCAAATGAGCATGTACACTCCCAAGGCCGTGTCATGGGAGATCGCAGCGTCCTTTATAAG TACCTGAACCCCAATCTACTGGCGGTGGTGACCGAGAGCACGGACACACACCAAGAACGAAGTTTTATTGGCATCTTGCTGCTTGATGGCGTGACCGGTCGGATTATCCACGAGGCAGTTCAGAGGAGGGCCAAAGGGCCGGTTCATGTGGTGCACTCTGAAAACTGGGTCGTG TATGAATACTGGAGCACCAAGTCTCGCAGGAACGAGTTTTCAGTCATCGAACTGTACGAGGGAATGGAGCTGTACAATAGCACTGTGTTCAGCTCTCTGGATCGGCCGCACGCCCCGCAAGTGCTACAGCAGTCCTACATTTTCCCTTCGTCCATCTCCACCATGGAGGCCACGCTGACCGAGAAAGGCATTACAAGCCGCCATCTGCTCA TTGGCTTGCCATCAGGAGGAATTTTATCATTACCCAAAATGTTCCTCGACCCTCGGAGGCCTGAAATAATATCTGAGCAGAGTCG GGAGGAGAACCTGATCCCTTACGCTCCAGAGTTGATCATCCGCACAGAATGGTTTGTCAACTACAATCAATCGGTTTCAAGAGTGCGAGGCATATACACTGCCCCGTCTGGACTGGAGTCCACATGTCTG GTGGTGGCCTACGGTCTAGACATCTACCAAACCCGCGTCTATCCCTCTAAACAATTTGATGTGCTTAAAGATGACTATGACTACATGCTGATCAGCAGTGTGCTGTTCGCACTCTTCTTTGCCACAATGATCAGCAAGCGGTTGGCCGAAGTCAAGCTGCTCAACAGGGCCTGGCGGTAA
- the LOC119115463 gene encoding ERBB receptor feedback inhibitor 1: MSENNWGHDFSRVCLGLPSGHVEHNLTEQQMVQDCNPNLVLPKFPSYSDSYCLPLEKTLGLHEDQVVPHCSSHRWTVCWGPQREAKPLPPLPDPEELMSDEAADNEVEFFTSERRPLLPKSCPKMVCGSRGQVNAAYQGAASQPGNPALAFSWPGREDKSTSREVELGASVSLADNQQETLWSRHADHKLNCFSSSAIPSEKPQIPPRIPIPLKTYLKTAAGEDKPPKIPPRVPLVPPCPPRSPSPKSLPIYINGVMPATQSFAANPKYVSKSLLSERAPPVAQLSPCIVPILKDGRQASATHYLLLPPRQKTFADRRGRLLSEPARLGNGWQNR, from the exons ATGAGTGAGAACAACTGGGGACATGACTTCAGCAG AGTGTGCTTGGGCCTGCCGAGCGGCCACGTGGAACACAACCTGACCGAGCAGCAAATGGTCCAAGATTGCAACC CAAACCTCGTCCTACCAAAGTTTCCATCCTATTCTGATTCCTACTGCCTCCCATTGGAAAAGACACTTGGACTACATGAAGACCAGGTGGTGCCTCATTGTTCTTCCCACCGATGGACTGTGTGTTGGGGCCCGCAGAGAGAAGCCAAACCATTGCCGCCGTTACCTGACCCTGAGGAGCTCATGTCCGACGAGGCGGCGGATAATGAGGTGGAATTCTTCACCAGCGAGCGACGGCCACTTTTGCCCAAAAGCTGCCCTAAAATGGTGTGCGGGAGCAGAGGTCAAGTTAATGCCGCCTATCAGGGAGCAGCGTCACAGCCTGGGAACCCCGCCTTGGCCTTCTCCTGGCCTGGCAGAGAAGACAAATCAACAAGCAGAGAGGTCGAGCTCGGCGCTTCTGTTTCCCTGGCAGACAACCAGCAGGAAACATTGTGGAGTAGACATGCAGACCATAAACTCAactgcttctcctcctccgccaTCCCTTCTGAGAAGCCCCAAATTCCTCCTCGTATCCCAATCCCTCTAAAAACCTACCTTAAGACTGCGGCTGGCGAGGATAAGCCGCCCAAAATCCCTCCAAGAGTCCCATTGGTGCCCCCGTGCCCGCCACGTTCCCCGAGTCCCAAAAGCCTCCCAATTTACATCAACGGCGTGATGCCGGCCACACAGAGTTTTGCTGCTAACCCGAAATATGTGAGCAAGTCGCTGCTGAGCGAGAGGGCGCCTCCggtggctcagctctctcccTGCATCGTTCCCATTTTGAAGGACGGCAGACAGGCCAGCGCCACGCATTACCTTCTCCTCCCGCCGCGGCAAAAGACATTCGCGGACAGACGAGGGCGACTCTTGAGTGAACCCGCCAGGTTGGGAAACGGATGGCAGAACCGTTAA